The following are from one region of the Hymenobacter radiodurans genome:
- a CDS encoding TraY domain-containing protein: MLLLSKRGRLADIEGFQAIGVAHEKLVVIYTQTLRTGHGVGAHQLGVAQGSKINDLKLIYAVAASIGGTAEREVGEALIYHNRVAAQSVLKKRHLPGRLRRGNVINVHAALRAQKQVVVVGENGFDAKHQRELGAGSGRGGRSQIEEAQAALIHGIKRFVKHRKPRQRTGFTRAAAHAPI, translated from the coding sequence GTGCTGCTTCTGAGTAAGCGCGGGCGCCTGGCTGATATCGAAGGTTTTCAGGCCATCGGAGTCGCACACGAAAAGCTGGTCGTTATCTACACCCAAACCCTGAGGACCGGTCATGGGGTAGGTGCGCATCAGCTTGGGGTTGCTCAGGGTAGTAAGATCAATGACCTGAAGCTCATTTACGCCGTTGCGGCAAGTATTGGGGGCACTGCGGAGCGTGAGGTAGGCGAAGCGCTCATCTACCACAACAGGGTCGCAGCTCAGAGCGTGCTGAAAAAACGACACCTGCCGGGGCGACTTCGGCGTGGCAACGTCATAAATGTACATGCCGCGCTGCGTGCCCAGAAACAAGTAGTGGTCGTAGGGGAAAATGGTTTCGACGCCAAACATCAGCGGGAGCTTGGGGCCGGCAGCGGGCGAGGTGGGCGAAGCCAGATCGAAGAGGCGCAGGCTGCTCTCATCCACGGTATAAAGCGTTTCGTCAAGCACCGCAAACCGCGCCAGCGAACCGGCTTTACCCGTGCCGCCGCCCACGCTCCGATCTGA
- a CDS encoding PPK2 family polyphosphate kinase, with protein sequence MKTPAAYNLLKARSEAPESFQKEDAERELTRIQQELEELQYRLYAENRRSVLVILQGMDASGKDGLIRRVFSGINPQGVQVHSFKEPTEEELGHDFLWRVHHHTPRAGMIQVFNRSHYEDVLVTRVLGLIDDKVAKHRFEAINAFEKLLQQSGTTVLKFYLHVSEKEQRERLTERVKDPAKQWKYEAGDEDKAKQWPEYRAVYEDVFQHCSPKSCPWIIVPSDQNWYKAYVVAKTLHQALQDMNPQYPKPKSEKRKQK encoded by the coding sequence ATGAAAACTCCTGCTGCTTACAACCTGCTCAAGGCGCGCTCCGAGGCCCCGGAGAGCTTTCAGAAAGAAGACGCCGAGCGTGAGCTGACGCGCATACAGCAGGAACTAGAGGAATTGCAATACCGCCTTTACGCCGAAAACCGGCGGAGCGTACTGGTGATATTGCAGGGTATGGATGCCAGCGGCAAAGACGGCCTGATTCGGCGGGTATTCAGCGGTATCAATCCGCAGGGCGTACAGGTACATTCGTTCAAGGAACCTACGGAGGAAGAGCTGGGCCACGATTTCCTGTGGCGGGTGCACCACCATACTCCACGCGCCGGCATGATTCAGGTGTTCAACCGCTCTCATTACGAAGATGTGCTCGTCACGCGCGTGCTGGGTCTTATCGATGATAAAGTGGCCAAACACCGTTTCGAGGCCATCAACGCATTCGAAAAACTGCTTCAGCAGTCTGGTACCACAGTGCTGAAATTCTACCTCCACGTATCGGAGAAGGAGCAGCGCGAGCGGCTAACCGAACGCGTGAAGGACCCGGCCAAGCAATGGAAATATGAGGCTGGCGACGAAGACAAAGCCAAGCAGTGGCCCGAGTATCGCGCCGTGTACGAAGACGTTTTCCAGCATTGCAGCCCCAAGTCGTGCCCCTGGATTATCGTGCCCTCCGACCAGAACTGGTACAAAGCCTACGTAGTGGCCAAAACCCTGCATCAAGCGCTGCAAGACATGAATCCGCAGTATCCGAAACCCAAATCTGAGAAGCGCAAGCAAAAGTAA
- a CDS encoding ATP-binding protein — MLINITKNALESIGEHGTITIRTRLQPPLLQIEDDGPGIAPEVQRRLFTPFFSTKRDGQGIGLTMIRDILLQHGFRFSLETVAERRTVFSVWLS; from the coding sequence GTGCTTATCAACATCACCAAAAATGCCCTCGAATCCATCGGTGAGCATGGCACCATCACTATTCGCACCCGCTTGCAGCCGCCGTTGCTACAAATTGAGGACGACGGGCCAGGAATCGCGCCGGAGGTGCAACGCCGCTTGTTCACGCCATTTTTCAGTACCAAGCGCGACGGTCAAGGCATCGGCCTGACCATGATTCGGGATATTTTGCTCCAGCATGGTTTCCGCTTCAGCCTCGAGACCGTGGCAGAGCGCCGGACGGTATTTAGTGTCTGGTTGAGTTAA
- a CDS encoding helix-turn-helix domain-containing protein: MTLDELESQMIRKSMEHYSGNVSRVAKALGLSRGALYRRLEKFGIPYDTAEK, encoded by the coding sequence ATGACTCTCGACGAACTGGAGTCGCAGATGATTCGCAAATCGATGGAACACTACAGCGGCAATGTGAGCCGCGTAGCCAAAGCCTTGGGACTAAGCCGGGGTGCTTTATACCGTCGCTTGGAGAAGTTCGGTATTCCATATGATACGGCCGAAAAGTAA
- a CDS encoding DUF2243 domain-containing protein, translating into MADQLHRTPLVAAGILMGAGLGGFVDGIVLHQILQWHNMLSAKYPPNTLFTAKANMYWDGMFHAAVWVMTAVGLRMLWAAGRRHDVPWSGRTFGGALVLGWGLFNVIEGVIDHLLLGLHHVHEYMADKLPWDLAFLAFGALQILLGWALIRAGRADTTVRGGDITWRGERSGNG; encoded by the coding sequence ATGGCTGATCAGTTACACCGCACTCCGCTGGTCGCGGCCGGAATACTAATGGGCGCTGGTCTGGGCGGCTTCGTAGATGGCATCGTGCTGCACCAGATTTTGCAGTGGCACAACATGCTGTCGGCTAAATATCCTCCTAATACGCTGTTCACTGCCAAGGCCAATATGTACTGGGATGGCATGTTTCACGCCGCCGTGTGGGTGATGACCGCCGTAGGGTTGCGCATGCTCTGGGCGGCCGGCCGCCGGCATGATGTGCCGTGGTCGGGTCGCACGTTTGGGGGCGCATTGGTGCTGGGCTGGGGGTTATTTAATGTAATTGAGGGTGTAATTGACCACTTGCTGCTGGGCCTTCACCATGTGCACGAATACATGGCCGACAAACTGCCTTGGGACCTTGCTTTTTTAGCCTTTGGAGCCCTGCAAATCCTGCTTGGCTGGGCCTTAATCCGGGCTGGCCGCGCCGACACAACGGTTCGCGGCGGCGATATAACCTGGCGCGGCGAGCGTTCCGGCAATGGCTGA
- a CDS encoding alpha/beta hydrolase family protein: MLEAYPTEYKDKSTAGQVKGSPYTFTRLSWGSPIFWVTQGYAVLQNTSIPIVGEGDAEPNDTYIEQLVAGAKAAIDEGQRLGVVDPKRVGVMGHSYGAFMTGNLLAHSNLFKAGIARSGAYNRTLTPFGFQYEQRTYWEAPQVYDKMSPFTAANKIKTPILLIHGEADNNSGTFPIQSERFYNALKGHGATARYVVLPFESHGYAARESIMHMLWEMDSWLNKYVKEAPAAPVN; this comes from the coding sequence TTGCTCGAAGCCTATCCCACTGAGTATAAGGACAAAAGTACCGCTGGTCAGGTAAAAGGCTCGCCATACACCTTCACCCGACTGTCGTGGGGCTCGCCTATTTTCTGGGTGACGCAGGGCTACGCGGTGCTGCAAAACACCTCCATCCCGATTGTGGGTGAAGGCGATGCCGAACCCAACGACACCTACATCGAGCAGCTGGTAGCCGGTGCAAAAGCAGCTATTGATGAAGGCCAGCGCCTAGGCGTGGTTGACCCCAAGCGCGTGGGCGTAATGGGTCACTCTTATGGGGCCTTTATGACTGGCAACTTGTTAGCGCACAGCAATCTGTTCAAGGCTGGTATTGCCCGCAGCGGCGCCTACAACCGAACACTTACTCCTTTCGGCTTCCAGTATGAACAACGCACCTATTGGGAAGCACCACAGGTGTACGATAAGATGTCGCCCTTTACGGCAGCCAATAAAATCAAGACGCCCATCCTACTCATCCACGGCGAGGCCGATAATAACTCCGGTACGTTCCCCATTCAAAGCGAGCGGTTTTACAACGCCCTGAAAGGCCACGGGGCCACGGCCCGCTACGTGGTGCTGCCGTTTGAGTCGCACGGCTACGCGGCCCGCGAGTCCATCATGCACATGCTGTGGGAAATGGATTCGTGGCTAAATAAATACGTGAAAGAAGCGCCGGCCGCCCCAGTGAATTAA
- a CDS encoding S9 family peptidase, producing the protein MKKLFFLGVVFLSHLSVQAQDLTYQTPPKAIADLVDAPITPRVSIASDGKWMLLMDVQDLPTIADLSQPELRIAGLRLNPRTNGPSRVSYSTALKLKRLSGGTEIAVKGLPNPAKISEVSWSPDDSKIAFALTTEATAAAGGQIQLWVLDVATATARQIPGVRLNSVFGTAYRWLPDNQTLIARTVPANRGQVPDVTAAPTGPIVQENVGRTAAARTYQDLLKNPTDEKIFDYYATTQLLKVSLDGKTQPLGQPGVIQGASPSPDGKYILVETRHRPYSYQLTVGDFPVKVDVLDLAGNLVKSIADLPLADNVPTSFDAVPTGPRNHDWRDDAPATIYWVEAQDGGDPKKEAPIRDKVLALDAPFSAAPKEVVDLPLRYRGIRWGNNTTALVSGGRWSDRKVMTWVFNPTTKAAPTVLFDRSSQDTYNDPGTPYMKPNAAGRDVLALGGADKQTIYLLGEGASPEGSRPFVDQLNLKTRKTERWWRSEAPFYEIPVAILDTDKRLLVTRRESVEQAPNYFLRDAKKKNKLTALTTFPNPYPALGTLKKQVLQYKRADGLPLTANLYLPPITKKVMDRYLLCSKPIPLSIRTKVPLVR; encoded by the coding sequence ATGAAAAAACTCTTCTTTCTAGGCGTTGTGTTCCTGAGCCACTTATCGGTGCAGGCGCAGGACTTGACGTACCAAACGCCCCCCAAGGCCATTGCCGACCTGGTGGATGCGCCCATTACGCCCCGCGTGAGTATCGCCTCCGATGGCAAGTGGATGCTACTCATGGACGTGCAGGACTTGCCCACCATCGCCGACCTTTCTCAACCCGAATTGCGCATTGCGGGCCTGCGCCTGAATCCGCGTACTAATGGGCCCAGCCGCGTAAGCTACTCCACCGCTCTGAAGCTGAAGCGCCTCTCGGGCGGGACCGAAATTGCGGTGAAAGGCCTACCCAATCCGGCCAAAATCAGCGAGGTAAGCTGGTCGCCGGACGACAGCAAGATTGCCTTCGCCCTCACCACCGAGGCCACGGCCGCCGCTGGGGGGCAAATTCAATTGTGGGTACTGGATGTAGCCACCGCTACCGCCCGCCAGATTCCGGGTGTGCGCCTGAACAGCGTGTTTGGCACTGCCTACCGCTGGCTACCCGACAACCAGACCCTAATTGCCCGCACCGTGCCCGCCAACCGGGGCCAGGTGCCCGATGTTACGGCGGCGCCCACGGGACCAATCGTGCAGGAAAACGTGGGCCGCACTGCCGCCGCCCGCACCTACCAGGACTTGTTAAAAAACCCCACCGACGAGAAAATCTTCGATTACTACGCCACCACGCAGCTCCTGAAAGTGAGCTTGGATGGCAAGACCCAGCCGCTGGGCCAGCCAGGCGTGATTCAGGGCGCTTCGCCCTCACCCGATGGCAAGTATATTCTGGTAGAGACGCGCCACCGACCCTATTCCTACCAGCTCACCGTGGGTGATTTTCCGGTGAAGGTGGACGTGCTGGATTTAGCGGGCAATTTGGTAAAGTCGATAGCTGACCTGCCGCTGGCCGACAACGTGCCCACCAGCTTCGACGCCGTACCTACCGGCCCGCGCAACCACGATTGGCGTGACGACGCGCCGGCTACTATTTATTGGGTAGAAGCGCAGGACGGCGGCGACCCTAAAAAAGAGGCTCCCATCCGCGACAAAGTGCTGGCCCTGGACGCGCCCTTCAGCGCGGCGCCCAAAGAAGTGGTTGACTTGCCGTTGCGCTACCGCGGAATCAGATGGGGCAACAACACGACTGCCCTGGTAAGCGGCGGCCGCTGGTCTGACCGCAAAGTGATGACTTGGGTCTTCAACCCTACCACCAAAGCAGCCCCCACCGTCCTCTTCGACCGCTCGTCCCAGGATACCTACAACGACCCCGGCACGCCTTACATGAAGCCCAACGCTGCCGGCCGCGATGTGCTGGCTCTCGGCGGCGCTGATAAGCAGACAATTTACTTGCTTGGGGAAGGCGCCTCGCCCGAAGGCAGCCGTCCTTTCGTCGATCAATTGAACCTGAAAACCCGCAAGACGGAGCGGTGGTGGCGCTCGGAGGCTCCTTTCTACGAGATACCCGTCGCTATTTTGGATACGGATAAGCGCCTGCTCGTGACGCGGCGCGAATCGGTGGAGCAGGCCCCCAATTACTTTTTGCGCGACGCGAAGAAGAAAAACAAGCTGACCGCGCTGACCACCTTCCCGAACCCTTACCCCGCTTTGGGCACGCTAAAAAAACAGGTGCTCCAGTATAAGCGCGCCGATGGCCTGCCACTCACAGCCAATCTGTATTTGCCCCCAATTACAAAAAAAGTGATGGACCGCTACCTGCTTTGCTCGAAGCCTATCCCACTGAGTATAAGGACAAAAGTACCGCTGGTCAGGTAA
- a CDS encoding DUF72 domain-containing protein translates to MTFYRFPLLSFLENWCQSSPVDFRFAVKAPRLITQYKQFNNDIGGSAIGDATWLQAYVSAGR, encoded by the coding sequence GTGACGTTTTACCGTTTTCCGCTGCTTTCTTTTCTGGAAAACTGGTGCCAAAGCAGCCCCGTCGACTTTCGCTTCGCCGTAAAAGCCCCCCGCTTGATTACGCAGTACAAGCAGTTCAACAACGACATCGGCGGCTCGGCCATTGGCGATGCTACATGGTTGCAGGCGTACGTGAGCGCAGGGCGCTGA